Sequence from the Bremerella volcania genome:
GATTCCCAGGTCAAATCATCGTGGTACCGATTTCGAGGTACACAACGAGACGACATTGACCGCCGCACGGCGGCTGGTTGTTGAGAGACAACTCGACAACGTACTGTGCTTAAACTTTGCTTCTGCCAAGAACCCTGGCGGTGGTTATCTAGGTGGCAGCCAGGCGCAGGAAGAAAGCTTGGCGCGAAGCTCCGCTCTCGTCAAGACGCTCGAATCGCAATGGGAATACTACGACTTCCACCGATCGTGCGGTATATCGGTTTATAGCGATCACATGATCCTTAGTCCGGACGTGCCCGTGTTCCGTGCCGATGATGGCGCACTTTTAGATCGCCCATACCTGCTTAGTATCTTGACCTCACCTGCCGTGAACGCAGGTGCCGTCATCAAGAACGAACCACAGCGGGCCGCGGAAATTGAACCCAAAATGGCCGCGCGTATCGGCAAGCTATTGAAGTTAGCGGCCGCAAAGAACTACCAGCACCTGATATTAGGTGCATGGGGATGTGGCGTTTTTCGCAATGAGCCTGAGATGATTGCACGTCTGTTTGCGGAAACGCTCAAGATTGGTGGAGCGTTTGAAAATCAATTTACGTCCATCACTTTTGCCGTGCTCGATGGCACAGAGCACGAAAATATTATCGGGCCATTTCGAGCCCTATTTCAGTAAGGAAACCAATCCGTGAATGCGGAAAAACTTAAGAAGATAAGTAAACGAATGAGTTATATCCTGCGGCATCAGCCTGACTCCGTAGGGCTTACGCTCTCGCCGGGCGGCTGGGTTGCCGTCGAAGACCTGTTAGCAGCATTAAAGATTTCACGAGAACAGCTTAACGAAGTTGTCGTTACCAATGACAAACAGCGGTTCGAATATTCGGAAGATGCGTCGCAGATCCGAGCACGACAGGGTCACTCGACGCTGGTCGACCTGCAATACGAAGCCGCCACACCCCCAAATCTGTTGTT
This genomic interval carries:
- a CDS encoding TIGR02452 family protein, which encodes MAQETVRIVENGCYELADGQQVDLRKEIDDSLAATQLIRPGDFGSLMIPRSNHRGTDFEVHNETTLTAARRLVVERQLDNVLCLNFASAKNPGGGYLGGSQAQEESLARSSALVKTLESQWEYYDFHRSCGISVYSDHMILSPDVPVFRADDGALLDRPYLLSILTSPAVNAGAVIKNEPQRAAEIEPKMAARIGKLLKLAAAKNYQHLILGAWGCGVFRNEPEMIARLFAETLKIGGAFENQFTSITFAVLDGTEHENIIGPFRALFQ
- a CDS encoding RNA 2'-phosphotransferase: MNAEKLKKISKRMSYILRHQPDSVGLTLSPGGWVAVEDLLAALKISREQLNEVVVTNDKQRFEYSEDASQIRARQGHSTLVDLQYEAATPPNLLFRGTATRFLHSIFEKGLIKGNRHHVHLSIDRETMIAVGSRHGKPVVLEVNAKQMVNDGSQFYVTGNHVWLTDHVPPQYLREFP